A stretch of Electrophorus electricus isolate fEleEle1 chromosome 3, fEleEle1.pri, whole genome shotgun sequence DNA encodes these proteins:
- the slc10a1 gene encoding sodium/bile acid cotransporter, giving the protein MSTPSSSSFKTKVILIAMVCLGCTMELSKIKAHILKPKWVLMTVVAQSGVMPLLAFSLAKLLQLSPAEAVTVLACGCCPGGYLSNILTLGVKGDVNLSLVMTTFSTILAMGLMPLLLYLYSQGLSDVSIAVPYTGIIVALAMTTLPCAAGFGMRHYAPQQAKLVSKVGMCMVLVTLIVLGILIAIAVGEAIQTVTSPQLVVTAALMPLFGYILGYVLSSLFKLNQLSRRTVAMETGCQNLQLCLTILMMSFPAEFIGLLYHFPIVYLAFQLSGALVFMKSPKETAV; this is encoded by the exons ATGTCCACCCCTTCTTCCTCATCCTTCAAAA CAAAGGTGATCTTAATCGCCATGGTTTGCCTGGGCTGCACTATGGAGTTGTCCAAGATAAAGGCCCACATCTTGAAACCAAAATGGGTGTTGATGACGGTGGTTGCTCAGTCTGGTGTGATGCCTCTCTTGGCCTTCTCCCTGGCCAAATTGCTCCAGCTGAGCCCTGCGGAGGCTGTCACCGTCCTGGCCTGTGGCTGCTGTCCGGGTGGATACCTCTCCAACATCTTGACCCTGGGAGTCAAGGGTGATGTGAATCTCAG TCTTGTGATGACCACTTTCTCCACAATACTGGCAATGGGCCTCATGCCCCTCCTGCTGTACCTCTATAGCCAGGGCTTATCTGATGTGAGCATCGCTGTGCCCTACACCGGCATCATCGTGGCTTTGGCCATGACCACACTGCCCTGTGCTGCTGGATTCGGTATGAGACACTATGCACCCCAACAGGCAAAGCTTGTCAGCAAG GTGGGGATGTGCATGGTGCTGGTAACATTGATTGTCCTTGGCATTCTGATCGCCATTGCAGTAGGAGAGGCCATCCAGACAGTGACTTCACCTCAGCTTGTGGTCACAGCCGCGCTGATGCCACTGTTTGGATATATACTTGGATATGTCTTGTCTTCTCTCTTCAAGCTTAACCAACT TTCTAGAAggactgttgccatggagacaggtTGCCAGAACCTCCAACTGTGCCTCACCATCCTAATGATGTCCTTCCCAGCAGAGTTCATTGGTCTGCTATACCACTTTCCTATTGTCTATCTTGCTTTCCAGCTGTCTGGGGCTTTGGTTTTCATGAAATCTCCAAAGGAAACCGCAGTGTAA